Proteins co-encoded in one Flavobacteriaceae bacterium MAR_2009_75 genomic window:
- a CDS encoding alpha-L-fucosidase — protein MILRKISRLALVLSVLGVTSCQTKADKKQIAGNTAKDTPVYEPNWESIKANYKDPEWFNDQKFGIFIHWGAYSVPSYGSEWYPRQMYMDTATFTAQLKLQKEGPNEIYTYHKEKWGDQKDFGYKDFIPLFKGENFNAKEWIDLFKKSGAKYVIPVADHHDGFAMYESNTTRWNAAEMGPKKDILGELFKEGRNQGLIMGASSHYAFNWSFYNKKEHFDTMNPEFADLYSPKGKDVTEPVSEEFKKKWWDRTIDLIDNYQPDILWFDFYLDIPDYKEYRPKLAAYFYNKGIEWGKEVVINDKNFDHEAFPEGTVIYDLERGKLPGIRKLPWQTDTSIGKNSWGYVTNWKSKNTNELIDDLVDIVSKNGNLLLNIGPRPDGIIPEDQQKILLEIGDWLKVNGDAIYGTEYWSVFGEGPTEVKKGHHSEGGNKGFTSEDIRFTKKGNKLYAIFLEWPENNSALIKSLAAKTELTQDLNIEKIRLLESGNELQFSQDENGLFINDFGQKEGEHAHCLEITMANEIITNL, from the coding sequence ATGATTTTAAGAAAAATTTCAAGGCTAGCCCTAGTTCTGTCAGTACTTGGGGTCACATCATGCCAAACCAAAGCGGACAAAAAACAAATAGCGGGGAATACAGCAAAAGACACTCCTGTATATGAGCCCAATTGGGAATCTATTAAAGCTAACTATAAAGACCCTGAGTGGTTCAATGACCAAAAATTTGGCATTTTTATTCATTGGGGAGCCTACTCCGTACCTTCTTATGGTTCTGAATGGTATCCAAGACAAATGTATATGGACACGGCTACCTTCACGGCACAATTAAAATTGCAAAAAGAGGGTCCGAATGAAATTTATACCTATCACAAGGAAAAATGGGGAGACCAGAAAGATTTTGGCTACAAAGATTTTATTCCATTATTTAAAGGTGAAAACTTTAACGCCAAGGAGTGGATCGACCTTTTTAAAAAATCCGGTGCCAAATATGTAATTCCAGTAGCGGACCACCATGACGGCTTTGCTATGTACGAGAGTAACACCACCCGTTGGAATGCTGCGGAGATGGGACCAAAGAAAGATATTCTGGGAGAATTGTTTAAAGAAGGTCGAAACCAAGGTCTAATTATGGGCGCCTCTTCCCATTATGCCTTTAACTGGTCTTTCTATAATAAAAAAGAGCATTTTGATACCATGAATCCAGAGTTTGCAGACCTCTATTCACCCAAAGGGAAAGATGTAACCGAACCCGTTTCTGAAGAGTTCAAGAAAAAATGGTGGGACCGCACGATTGATCTTATAGACAACTACCAACCTGATATTCTTTGGTTCGATTTTTATTTAGACATACCCGATTACAAAGAATATCGCCCCAAATTGGCGGCCTACTTTTACAATAAAGGAATTGAATGGGGAAAAGAGGTGGTGATCAACGACAAGAATTTTGACCATGAAGCCTTTCCAGAGGGAACCGTTATTTATGATCTTGAGAGAGGAAAACTTCCCGGAATCAGAAAATTGCCGTGGCAGACCGATACCTCTATTGGAAAGAACTCTTGGGGTTATGTAACCAATTGGAAATCTAAAAACACCAATGAGCTCATTGATGATTTGGTTGATATCGTTTCTAAAAATGGAAACCTTCTTTTGAACATAGGGCCTAGACCGGACGGGATTATTCCTGAGGACCAACAAAAAATACTTTTGGAAATAGGTGATTGGCTAAAGGTAAATGGGGATGCCATCTACGGTACCGAATACTGGAGTGTATTTGGAGAAGGACCTACCGAAGTAAAAAAAGGACATCACTCAGAAGGAGGAAACAAAGGATTTACCTCTGAGGATATTAGGTTTACCAAAAAGGGCAACAAGCTTTACGCCATATTCTTGGAATGGCCTGAAAACAATTCGGCACTCATTAAATCCTTGGCGGCCAAAACAGAATTGACCCAAGATTTAAATATTGAAAAAATAAGATTACTTGAAAGTGGGAACGAATTACAGTTTTCTCAAGATGAAAACGGCCTATTTATAAATGATTTTGGACAAAAAGAAGGTGAGCATGCCCATTGTTTAGAAATTACAATGGCCAATGAGATTATTACAAATTTGTAG
- a CDS encoding glycosyl hydrolase family 16: MKPYQNRFFLCALMLSALGYAQKGPYFEEGEDPKPSNTNWQLVKGMSDEFNGKKVNQKKWQISGQGWIGRSPGLFMANNVSVNDGSLQITATKLDTTVEKQGKAFTHGGGYVGSYQDNTYGYYECRMKANKTFMSSTFWLINDKRDAQGCDKRTTELDIQECVGEVTTDQEWAQKMLNHMNSNTHSRDIPKDCSISSGTLGTKEPLNEMASDNFHVYGVWWKSKDEVLYFLDGKFHAKVKPAADFNIPMHLRMVVETYDWNPVPEDGGMTANKEDRTTYYDWVRVWKLKD, from the coding sequence ATGAAACCATACCAAAACAGATTTTTCCTATGCGCATTAATGCTTTCTGCTTTAGGTTACGCGCAAAAAGGACCTTATTTTGAAGAAGGAGAAGACCCCAAACCATCCAACACAAATTGGCAATTGGTAAAAGGAATGTCAGACGAATTTAATGGTAAAAAAGTTAACCAAAAGAAATGGCAGATTTCAGGTCAGGGCTGGATTGGTAGGTCCCCTGGGTTATTTATGGCCAACAATGTTTCGGTTAATGATGGCTCATTACAAATTACAGCTACAAAACTGGATACGACCGTTGAAAAACAAGGAAAAGCGTTTACCCACGGAGGCGGATATGTAGGCTCATATCAAGACAATACCTACGGCTACTACGAATGCAGAATGAAGGCAAATAAAACATTCATGTCTTCTACGTTTTGGCTGATTAATGATAAAAGGGACGCTCAAGGATGCGATAAGCGAACCACCGAGTTGGATATTCAGGAATGTGTAGGCGAGGTGACCACTGACCAAGAATGGGCTCAAAAAATGCTGAACCACATGAACTCCAATACCCATAGTAGAGACATTCCAAAAGACTGTTCTATTTCTTCCGGCACTTTAGGTACTAAAGAGCCATTGAACGAGATGGCATCCGATAATTTCCACGTATACGGAGTTTGGTGGAAAAGTAAAGACGAGGTCCTATATTTTTTAGACGGAAAATTTCATGCCAAGGTGAAACCGGCGGCCGACTTCAATATTCCTATGCATTTACGAATGGTAGTTGAAACTTATGACTGGAATCCGGTTCCAGAAGATGGTGGTATGACCGCAAATAAGGAAGACCGGACTACCTATTACGATTGGGTACGGGTTTGGAAACTAAAGGATTGA
- a CDS encoding arylsulfatase A-like enzyme, with translation MKRFKCKIFNLSCILFFGWFSQVTQSQDRPNFIFILTDDQSYGMMGCTGNDMVQTPNLDQLAKDGVLFTNAHITSAICTPSRASILTSQFERKHGINFNSGTSMSAEGWSNTYPVVMRNNGYYTGWVGKNHVPVGEGGYTSGLMENSFDYWYAGHGHLSFYPKDRHKIFEDAQSDTQVEVIGEGITDFLSNEQKLKGAITFLDKRPEDKPFMLSVCFNLPHGNGTSSMQQRETDDEIYKSLYRDKDLPLPEHYVAKADIKNLKLPESIHRAYDRQTGYAYVDRPETLKERYIRQLQAMTGIDRLVGQLRATLKKQGLDKNTVLIFTSDHGLFMGQFGLGGKAFCYEQTTHVPMIVYNPAEKKKNRGITSDALVQSIDVAPTMLAMAGITPPTTYQGKDLSKLLAGESSEVRDYLYTENLWSTQFGNPRCEAVQDKEWKYIRYYKNETFSAKKKIEAAQALGVNINKMLYKVNDIDLAQYRAFVEDPLQGEKPVYEELYHLTEDPKETTNLALEKAYKDKLEYMRNVWTKEIKNARGTEPPMVLRYTADSEAERGKIIQPK, from the coding sequence ATGAAAAGATTTAAATGTAAAATATTTAATCTAAGCTGCATTCTTTTTTTTGGTTGGTTTTCCCAGGTTACACAGTCCCAAGACCGACCCAATTTCATTTTTATATTAACTGATGACCAATCTTACGGGATGATGGGCTGTACTGGAAATGACATGGTACAAACTCCTAATTTAGACCAATTGGCAAAAGATGGGGTCTTGTTTACCAATGCTCATATTACCAGTGCCATTTGCACACCTAGTAGGGCAAGTATATTGACGAGTCAGTTTGAGCGTAAACACGGAATCAATTTTAATTCGGGAACAAGTATGTCCGCTGAAGGCTGGTCCAATACCTATCCGGTAGTAATGCGTAACAATGGTTATTACACTGGCTGGGTGGGCAAAAACCACGTTCCTGTAGGGGAAGGGGGCTATACCTCCGGACTCATGGAAAATAGCTTTGATTATTGGTATGCAGGTCATGGGCATTTGAGTTTTTATCCTAAGGACCGACACAAAATTTTTGAAGATGCCCAATCGGACACCCAAGTAGAGGTGATAGGAGAGGGCATTACCGATTTTCTATCGAACGAGCAAAAGTTGAAAGGAGCCATAACTTTTTTGGACAAACGGCCGGAGGACAAGCCTTTTATGTTATCGGTCTGTTTTAACCTGCCTCATGGTAACGGTACCTCTTCTATGCAGCAACGGGAAACCGATGACGAAATCTACAAATCGCTCTACCGCGATAAAGATTTGCCATTGCCAGAACATTACGTGGCTAAAGCGGATATAAAAAATCTGAAACTACCGGAAAGTATTCACCGAGCTTACGATAGGCAAACGGGCTACGCTTATGTAGACCGACCAGAAACACTTAAAGAAAGGTATATCAGACAACTACAGGCCATGACCGGGATAGACCGTTTGGTAGGGCAATTACGTGCAACACTTAAGAAACAAGGGCTAGACAAGAATACGGTACTTATTTTTACATCGGACCACGGATTGTTCATGGGACAATTTGGTCTTGGAGGTAAGGCATTTTGCTACGAGCAAACCACCCATGTGCCAATGATAGTGTACAATCCAGCTGAGAAAAAGAAAAACAGAGGTATAACTTCAGATGCTTTGGTGCAAAGTATAGATGTAGCACCTACCATGTTGGCTATGGCAGGTATAACCCCTCCCACTACCTACCAAGGGAAAGACCTATCTAAGTTGCTTGCTGGGGAATCCTCCGAAGTTAGAGATTATCTGTATACAGAGAACTTATGGTCTACCCAGTTTGGTAATCCCCGTTGTGAGGCTGTTCAAGATAAAGAGTGGAAGTACATTCGCTATTACAAGAACGAAACATTTTCCGCGAAGAAAAAAATTGAAGCGGCACAAGCCCTTGGTGTGAATATCAATAAGATGCTGTATAAGGTTAACGATATAGATTTGGCCCAGTACCGTGCTTTCGTAGAAGACCCTTTACAAGGGGAAAAACCTGTTTACGAGGAGCTGTATCATTTAACAGAAGACCCCAAAGAAACTACCAATTTGGCTTTAGAAAAAGCATATAAAGATAAGTTAGAATACATGCGTAACGTTTGGACAAAGGAAATAAAAAACGCCAGAGGAACAGAACCTCCCATGGTTTTACGGTATACAGCGGACAGCGAAGCAGAAAGAGGAAAAATAATACAGCCAAAATAA
- a CDS encoding alpha-L-fucosidase, whose amino-acid sequence MSHRTKKHARNKYLILLLVCFGLPLMLKAQKYKAEWKSLKQHQTPDWFLDAKFGIYCHWGPYSVPEFKNEWYSHWMYVNKDNPEASNGKASEFYDHHVETYGKLNEFGYKDFIPMFKAEKFDASEWAELFQNAGAKFVGPVSEHADGFAMWDSDLTRWNAKNMGPRRDIMGELSKEIRKRDMKFIATYHRHWLLGWFPTWDETTDASNPEFADLYGPKMKKGDFQYPPSTHDLDAGIEKYYPMAGEDFNKEWLARLKEIVDKYNPDLVWFDNKMDVIDESYRKEFLQYYYNQAAKKDQEVAVTYKFYDLAKGTAVLDLERSRMKEKKDFPWLTDDSIDWNSWSHIKNPNYKSVNRLVDFLVDVVSKNGAVLLNVTPKANGEIPQPVKERLLKMGQWLNVNGEAIYGTRPFKIYGEGETKVVEGHLSEEKNPDNSAKDIRFTTKGHQLYAIALDWPKDNVLKIKTLKKDNPYLRKTIKKITLLGYDTALEFKESSSELSIVLPKKKMGDYAFVFKIFTD is encoded by the coding sequence ATGAGCCATCGAACCAAAAAACATGCGAGGAACAAATATTTAATTCTGCTTTTGGTATGTTTTGGCCTACCACTAATGTTGAAGGCGCAAAAGTATAAAGCCGAATGGAAATCTCTGAAACAGCACCAAACTCCGGATTGGTTTTTAGATGCCAAGTTCGGTATTTACTGTCATTGGGGGCCATATTCCGTTCCAGAGTTCAAGAATGAATGGTATTCGCATTGGATGTATGTGAACAAGGATAATCCAGAAGCCAGCAACGGCAAGGCTAGTGAATTTTATGATCATCATGTGGAAACCTATGGTAAGTTGAACGAGTTCGGTTACAAAGATTTTATACCCATGTTCAAAGCGGAGAAGTTCGATGCTTCCGAGTGGGCCGAGCTGTTTCAAAATGCGGGTGCTAAATTTGTGGGCCCAGTTTCGGAGCACGCGGATGGTTTTGCAATGTGGGATAGTGACCTCACGCGTTGGAACGCGAAGAATATGGGGCCACGACGTGACATTATGGGGGAACTTTCCAAGGAAATAAGGAAACGTGATATGAAATTTATCGCCACTTACCACAGACATTGGTTATTAGGATGGTTCCCAACATGGGATGAAACCACGGACGCCAGTAACCCGGAATTTGCGGATTTGTACGGTCCTAAAATGAAAAAAGGCGATTTCCAATACCCGCCCTCCACGCATGATTTGGATGCTGGAATAGAAAAGTATTATCCCATGGCGGGAGAAGACTTTAATAAAGAGTGGTTGGCCCGTTTAAAGGAAATTGTGGATAAGTACAATCCAGATTTGGTATGGTTCGATAATAAGATGGATGTAATTGATGAATCTTACCGCAAAGAGTTTTTGCAGTATTATTATAACCAAGCTGCAAAAAAAGACCAAGAAGTTGCCGTTACATATAAGTTTTATGATTTAGCCAAGGGTACTGCAGTATTGGATTTGGAACGTTCTAGAATGAAGGAAAAAAAAGATTTTCCCTGGTTAACGGACGATTCTATTGACTGGAACTCATGGAGCCATATAAAAAATCCAAACTATAAATCCGTAAATAGATTGGTAGATTTCCTTGTGGATGTTGTAAGTAAAAATGGGGCCGTTTTACTAAATGTAACCCCTAAAGCTAATGGTGAAATTCCTCAACCCGTAAAGGAACGCTTGCTTAAGATGGGGCAGTGGTTAAACGTAAACGGAGAGGCCATTTACGGTACTAGACCTTTCAAAATATACGGAGAAGGAGAAACCAAAGTGGTTGAAGGGCATTTAAGTGAGGAAAAAAATCCTGATAATAGTGCAAAAGATATAAGGTTCACCACCAAAGGCCATCAGTTGTATGCCATTGCATTGGATTGGCCCAAAGACAACGTCTTAAAAATCAAGACACTTAAAAAGGATAATCCCTACCTACGTAAAACTATAAAAAAGATTACCCTTTTAGGGTATGATACTGCCTTAGAATTTAAGGAATCCTCCAGTGAATTATCTATAGTATTACCGAAGAAAAAGATGGGGGATTACGCCTTCGTATTTAAGATTTTTACCGATTAA
- a CDS encoding alpha-L-fucosidase, with amino-acid sequence MNNITRLIGLGGLGVSLATNFTLYAQDKSYEPTWESVAEVNPIPEWFLDAKLGIYAHWGPVSGAFEGADPNKHYGGWHGKLMYEDGKVVKTKSGKSSNNYVHHKKKYGKPHKKGYIEIIEDFSPTAFNAEEWAQLFEDSGAKFAGPVAMHHDNFAMWDSKATRWNSMNYGGIDPSAELKKAISGKGMRFIGSFHHAFTWKYFAPAHAHGNINPKDYDLYTNPHSIDSETVDADFLKQWWAVLEEYIDVYQPDIIWFDWWLENLPEEDRLKFLAYYYNKGLEWGKDVAVCYKEATFNEDVAIKDYERGRPNQPKANAWLTDTSPGAWFYRPDAQFKTPNELIDILVDIVAKNGLMLLNVPPNPDGSIPQEMKDLLKNMGSWLKVNGDAIYGTRPWTVFGEGPTRLPEGGHKVEEKLTIVYKQDDIRYTKKSDKEFYAIVLDTPTQNIVMKTLSTDIGALNSAILKVELLGSNEEMRWERNAKGLVIKKPKKLPTEYAHAFKITLEGYTENDIGGNEDAHKD; translated from the coding sequence ATGAATAACATTACAAGATTAATTGGCCTTGGAGGTTTAGGGGTTAGCCTAGCCACAAATTTTACGCTCTACGCACAGGACAAATCTTATGAGCCTACTTGGGAGTCCGTAGCGGAAGTAAACCCCATACCAGAATGGTTTTTAGATGCTAAACTTGGCATCTATGCACACTGGGGACCAGTATCAGGCGCTTTTGAAGGTGCAGACCCCAATAAACATTATGGGGGTTGGCATGGAAAATTGATGTATGAAGATGGCAAAGTGGTGAAAACGAAAAGCGGAAAATCGAGTAACAACTACGTGCACCATAAAAAGAAATATGGTAAACCCCATAAAAAAGGATACATAGAAATCATAGAAGACTTTTCCCCTACTGCTTTTAATGCTGAAGAGTGGGCGCAATTGTTTGAAGATTCCGGTGCTAAATTTGCCGGCCCAGTTGCTATGCACCATGATAATTTTGCCATGTGGGACAGTAAAGCTACCCGTTGGAATTCAATGAACTACGGCGGCATAGACCCTTCTGCTGAACTAAAAAAAGCAATATCAGGTAAGGGAATGCGCTTTATAGGTTCTTTTCATCATGCGTTTACATGGAAGTATTTTGCACCGGCACATGCTCATGGTAACATCAATCCAAAAGATTACGATTTGTATACCAACCCTCATAGTATAGACTCGGAAACAGTAGATGCCGATTTCTTAAAACAATGGTGGGCGGTATTAGAAGAGTATATAGATGTATACCAACCAGATATTATTTGGTTTGACTGGTGGTTAGAAAATTTACCAGAAGAAGACCGCCTTAAATTTTTGGCGTACTACTACAACAAAGGATTGGAGTGGGGCAAAGATGTAGCGGTTTGTTATAAAGAAGCTACATTTAATGAAGATGTGGCTATTAAAGATTATGAGCGTGGTAGACCCAACCAACCTAAAGCCAATGCTTGGTTAACGGACACTTCTCCAGGTGCATGGTTTTACAGACCTGATGCTCAGTTTAAAACTCCTAATGAATTGATAGATATTCTAGTGGATATTGTGGCTAAAAATGGACTTATGTTACTTAATGTACCACCAAATCCGGATGGTAGCATACCGCAAGAAATGAAAGACTTACTTAAAAATATGGGCAGCTGGTTAAAAGTTAATGGCGATGCTATTTATGGCACAAGACCATGGACGGTTTTTGGTGAGGGCCCTACGCGTTTGCCGGAAGGTGGGCACAAAGTAGAAGAGAAACTAACCATTGTCTATAAACAGGACGATATCCGTTACACCAAGAAAAGCGATAAAGAGTTTTATGCCATTGTCTTGGATACACCTACGCAAAATATTGTTATGAAAACCCTATCTACGGATATTGGAGCTTTAAATTCAGCTATTTTAAAAGTAGAATTATTGGGGAGTAACGAAGAAATGCGATGGGAACGGAATGCCAAAGGCTTGGTCATTAAAAAACCAAAAAAACTGCCAACAGAATATGCGCATGCGTTTAAAATTACCTTAGAAGGGTACACAGAGAATGATATAGGGGGCAATGAAGATGCCCATAAAGATTAG
- a CDS encoding TonB-linked SusC/RagA family outer membrane protein, producing MNGNKTNASKWRPHCYKFLVLWFIGLSFGFSQELTINGTVSDEQGMPLAGANVLIKGTTSGTQTDFDGNYTINAESDAVLVFSYIGFTKQEMAVNGQSTLNVTLSEDASQLEEVVVIGYGTQKKSDLTGAVSTVDSEEINKFTYNDAAQAIQGRTAGVRVEANGGSPGANALVTIRGSSTLSDAGPLYVIDGMLTGDMTTLNPGDIESISVLKDASESAIYGSRAANGVIIVTTKKGTRGGDIKIDLDYSYGLQSTVKNIDWANAQEYATIVNRARDNDGNPRFPANDAEFNPNIDSDIQRESLRTAGVMNANARIYGGTQNSTYSLSLNHYDQEGIVKQSGYERTTARVNATLTKGRFRLESTIGLTRSVDNPNPYFNRERDLIPTIAIYDDEGNFSATDQPLDVAVGAFYGVGNVSNSLGLATVEDRTVTRNTVLGNIAGSFEIIDGLTYKLNLGLDNYADNNYRFTPTYVFNTATFGNNQFAELAETNTNFLSTLIEHTLTYSKEFNMHNINLVAGYTDQVSNTRSLGALARRFPSNDVRVASAAEDRVSFPSQDLTKTIQSYFGRLSYGFDSRYLLTATIRRDGSSLFKNDLRWGTFPSFALGWNLGNESFMEDFTALTDIKIRASYGEVGSDNVPIYSLSPELNLNSEYPIGDSQERVTGYSITKGINDEITWETSKTTDIGLEFRALDQKLSITMDYFIKKSEDVLVELGLPLYTGFGNRVPFNTASIENKGFEFLANYSDSLSEDFSFSISGNFTTLNNEVTALGDATPIIEGQFTSNGLRGTKTDVGQPVSAFYGYVVDGIYQTDAEAAAANDNNNPQAGDLRFKDIGGPDGSGPDGVIDENDETFLGNPAPNFEYGFNISANYKDFDLSLFFNGVSGNKILNANIYRGYFDTEGPYLTNALNAWTPSNTNTNIPRNTQTDPGFNRRPSDFYLENGAYFRLRNMQLGYTVPSRISEHMKMTKLRIYGSATNLFTITDYTGYYPEVGRNTRSSRRIFSSGVDESAYPTARTIQLGVQVSF from the coding sequence ATGAATGGAAACAAAACTAATGCTAGCAAATGGCGACCCCATTGCTATAAGTTCCTAGTTCTTTGGTTTATAGGCCTTTCCTTTGGCTTTTCCCAAGAATTGACCATTAACGGAACGGTATCTGATGAGCAGGGAATGCCTTTGGCCGGCGCCAATGTGCTGATCAAAGGAACAACATCAGGTACACAAACCGACTTTGATGGTAATTATACGATTAATGCTGAAAGCGATGCTGTTCTGGTATTTAGTTATATCGGTTTTACGAAACAAGAAATGGCTGTGAACGGTCAGTCGACCTTAAATGTTACACTATCCGAGGATGCAAGTCAATTAGAAGAGGTTGTTGTAATCGGGTATGGCACACAGAAAAAATCCGATTTAACCGGAGCTGTAAGTACTGTTGATAGTGAAGAAATCAACAAGTTCACTTATAATGATGCCGCACAGGCCATACAAGGTCGTACTGCCGGTGTACGGGTAGAGGCTAATGGCGGTTCGCCAGGCGCAAATGCCTTAGTGACCATTCGTGGGTCAAGTACGTTGTCAGATGCAGGGCCTTTGTATGTTATAGATGGAATGCTTACGGGAGATATGACTACCCTAAACCCCGGCGACATAGAATCTATTTCGGTGTTGAAAGATGCCTCCGAAAGTGCTATTTATGGTTCTAGGGCGGCCAACGGGGTTATTATCGTTACCACTAAAAAAGGTACGAGAGGCGGTGATATTAAAATAGATTTGGATTACAGCTATGGCTTGCAATCTACAGTTAAAAATATCGATTGGGCCAATGCTCAAGAGTATGCCACCATCGTCAATAGAGCTCGTGATAATGATGGTAATCCTAGATTCCCTGCCAATGACGCAGAATTCAACCCGAATATAGATAGCGATATCCAAAGAGAGTCGTTACGTACAGCAGGTGTTATGAATGCCAATGCCAGAATTTATGGAGGAACCCAAAATAGCACTTACAGTTTATCATTGAACCATTATGACCAAGAAGGTATTGTAAAACAATCAGGTTATGAACGTACAACTGCCCGAGTGAACGCAACGCTTACTAAGGGTAGGTTTCGTTTAGAAAGTACAATAGGTTTAACACGTTCTGTTGACAATCCCAATCCCTATTTCAATAGAGAGCGTGATTTGATTCCTACGATTGCTATCTACGATGACGAAGGCAACTTTAGTGCAACCGACCAACCTTTAGATGTGGCTGTTGGTGCCTTTTACGGAGTTGGAAATGTAAGTAACTCTTTAGGTCTGGCCACAGTGGAAGACCGTACTGTAACTAGAAACACTGTTCTTGGTAATATTGCAGGTTCTTTTGAAATTATTGACGGACTAACATACAAGTTAAATTTAGGACTCGATAATTACGCGGATAATAATTACAGATTTACCCCTACCTATGTCTTTAATACGGCAACCTTTGGTAACAATCAATTTGCTGAGTTGGCGGAAACCAATACTAATTTTCTTTCTACCCTTATTGAACATACTTTGACATACAGCAAAGAGTTTAACATGCACAACATCAACTTGGTTGCAGGTTACACAGATCAAGTTTCAAATACGCGTTCTTTAGGAGCTTTGGCAAGAAGGTTTCCTTCCAATGATGTTCGTGTGGCATCAGCGGCTGAAGACAGGGTAAGCTTTCCTTCTCAAGATTTGACCAAAACCATTCAATCGTATTTTGGTAGACTGAGCTATGGTTTTGATAGTAGGTATCTATTGACCGCTACAATTCGTAGGGATGGATCTTCCTTATTTAAAAATGATTTGCGTTGGGGTACATTTCCATCGTTTGCGTTGGGTTGGAACCTAGGAAACGAAAGTTTTATGGAAGACTTTACCGCACTGACAGATATAAAAATTAGGGCGAGTTACGGTGAGGTTGGATCCGATAACGTTCCAATTTATTCCTTGAGCCCAGAATTAAATCTAAATAGTGAATATCCTATTGGTGATAGCCAAGAGAGAGTCACTGGTTATTCGATTACTAAGGGTATTAATGATGAAATTACTTGGGAAACCAGTAAGACCACTGACATAGGTCTTGAGTTTAGAGCTCTAGATCAGAAACTGAGCATCACCATGGATTACTTCATCAAAAAATCGGAAGATGTTTTGGTTGAATTGGGTCTGCCGTTATATACGGGCTTTGGAAACAGGGTGCCTTTCAACACTGCAAGTATCGAAAATAAAGGTTTTGAGTTTTTGGCAAATTACTCAGATAGCTTAAGTGAAGATTTCTCATTTAGTATCAGCGGTAACTTCACTACTTTAAATAATGAGGTAACGGCTTTGGGAGATGCAACTCCCATAATCGAAGGGCAATTTACTTCCAACGGGTTAAGAGGAACCAAAACTGATGTTGGTCAGCCTGTATCCGCTTTTTATGGATATGTAGTCGATGGAATTTATCAAACCGATGCTGAGGCCGCAGCAGCGAACGATAATAATAATCCGCAAGCGGGAGACTTGAGATTCAAAGATATTGGTGGACCGGATGGTTCCGGTCCAGATGGGGTAATAGATGAAAATGATGAAACGTTTTTGGGTAACCCAGCGCCCAATTTTGAATACGGCTTCAATATTTCGGCTAATTACAAAGATTTTGATTTGAGCCTCTTCTTCAATGGGGTATCAGGGAACAAAATTTTGAATGCCAACATTTATCGAGGTTATTTTGATACGGAAGGCCCTTATTTAACCAATGCATTAAATGCATGGACGCCCTCCAATACCAATACCAACATTCCAAGAAATACACAGACCGACCCTGGATTCAATAGAAGACCATCTGATTTTTATCTTGAAAACGGCGCTTACTTCAGATTGAGAAACATGCAGTTGGGCTATACGGTACCATCCAGGATTTCTGAACACATGAAGATGACGAAACTTAGAATTTATGGATCTGCAACCAATCTGTTTACGATTACGGACTACACAGGTTATTATCCTGAAGTCGGTAGAAATACAAGATCATCTAGAAGAATCTTCAGTTCAGGTGTAGACGAAAGCGCTTACCCAACAGCAAGAACAATTCAATTAGGGGTACAGGTTTCATTTTAA